From a region of the Halolamina sp. CBA1230 genome:
- the thiL gene encoding thiamine-phosphate kinase — protein MNERSALAALSGTVPAAGDDAAVVDDLAITTDMLHERADFPAGTTRETAGWRAVGASLSDLAAMGADATCAVAVYAAPEFEERQLTAFVRGASEVCELVGAEYVGGDLDEHSEFTTATTAVGRVDEPIYRDGASPGDAVCVTGELGRTAAALRKFAAGDADAGNELFRFTPRVAAGRALRGTASAMMDSSDGLARSLHQLAGASDCGFAIEWDRLPVHPAVDEVAESESDRRECAAHVGEDFELVFTTPDPEAAIEAVKSTGTDATVVGEVVEEGVTADGEPLPDRGYTHGDG, from the coding sequence ATGAACGAGCGAAGCGCGCTGGCGGCGCTTTCGGGGACGGTCCCGGCCGCGGGCGACGACGCGGCCGTCGTCGACGACCTCGCGATCACGACAGACATGCTCCACGAGCGCGCGGACTTCCCGGCGGGGACGACCCGCGAAACCGCCGGCTGGCGCGCGGTCGGCGCGTCGCTCTCGGATCTGGCGGCGATGGGCGCCGACGCGACCTGCGCGGTCGCGGTGTACGCCGCCCCCGAGTTCGAGGAGCGCCAACTCACGGCGTTCGTCCGGGGCGCGAGCGAGGTCTGTGAGCTGGTCGGCGCCGAGTACGTCGGCGGCGACCTCGACGAACACTCGGAGTTCACGACCGCCACGACCGCCGTCGGCCGCGTCGACGAGCCGATCTACCGCGACGGCGCCAGCCCCGGCGACGCGGTGTGTGTGACGGGTGAACTCGGGCGGACGGCGGCCGCACTCCGGAAGTTCGCCGCTGGCGACGCGGATGCTGGCAACGAGCTGTTCCGGTTCACGCCCCGCGTCGCCGCCGGCCGGGCGCTCCGCGGTACCGCGAGCGCGATGATGGACTCGAGCGACGGCCTCGCGCGTTCGCTCCACCAGTTGGCGGGGGCGAGCGACTGCGGGTTCGCGATCGAGTGGGACCGACTCCCGGTCCACCCGGCCGTCGACGAAGTGGCCGAAAGCGAGTCCGACCGCCGGGAGTGTGCGGCCCACGTCGGCGAGGACTTCGAGCTGGTGTTCACGACACCGGACCCGGAAGCGGCGATCGAGGCGGTGAAATCGACCGGCACTGACGCGACCGTCGTCGGCGAAGTCGTCGAAGAGGGCGTGACCGCGGACGGCGAACCGCTCCCGGATCGCGGGTACACCCACGGCGACGGGTGA
- the lysS gene encoding lysine--tRNA ligase: MSSEQTPDPDADASGPSSGPTTGSDAGEDGGEESYHAFWADAVADEVEARDPEDPIVIKGGVSPSGIPHLGHFNEILRGYFVAEVLRERGHEVRQVFTSDDRDPLRKLPRRLADADWNVVELGEVDAGALGKNLGTPYTDIPDPFGDCHGSYGEHFADLLAGAAEMVDVPVDVLSNTELYETGEFEPEIRTILENVDTAREVLAKYQDSVDETYSPFRVICPECGIVTTDVTVADLEEGLVEYECTGITAGDRDIEGCGHHGEATLRDGKLSWRFEWPAQWSLLGVDFEPFGKDHAEGSWPSGEEIAREVLGIEPPVPMTYEWFTLNGEPLSSSEGNVVTVPEVLELLEPEVLRYFFALDPNKARDFDVSRLDQLVDDFDRFERAYFGEVDDEELERFANRAYPFVMDEVRESRVRLPYTFAAVLGMVDDRDLRVQMARNEGHIPEDAPEWVIDDALERVERARAWAERCDNAYNYRLQTDLPDVALTDDEQAALDDLAEFVAAGHDGEAIQGRIYELAEAHDLETADLFAAGYRLFFDKEQGPRLGEFLGELDRSFVVERLRREG; the protein is encoded by the coding sequence ATGAGTAGCGAGCAGACCCCCGATCCGGACGCCGACGCTTCGGGCCCCTCCTCCGGCCCGACCACGGGCAGCGACGCCGGCGAGGATGGCGGCGAGGAGTCGTACCACGCGTTCTGGGCCGACGCCGTCGCCGACGAGGTGGAGGCCCGCGACCCGGAGGACCCCATCGTGATCAAGGGCGGCGTCTCCCCCTCCGGCATCCCCCACCTCGGCCACTTCAACGAGATCCTCCGTGGCTACTTCGTCGCGGAGGTGCTCCGCGAGCGGGGTCACGAGGTCCGGCAGGTGTTCACCTCCGACGACCGCGACCCGCTGCGGAAGCTCCCCCGGCGGCTGGCCGACGCGGACTGGAACGTCGTCGAACTGGGCGAGGTCGACGCCGGCGCGCTCGGGAAGAACCTCGGAACGCCGTACACCGACATCCCCGACCCGTTCGGCGACTGCCACGGCTCCTACGGCGAGCACTTCGCGGACCTGCTCGCGGGGGCCGCCGAGATGGTGGACGTGCCCGTCGACGTGCTCTCGAACACCGAACTGTACGAGACCGGCGAGTTCGAGCCCGAGATCCGGACGATCCTCGAGAACGTCGACACCGCCCGCGAGGTGCTCGCGAAGTACCAGGACTCCGTCGACGAGACGTACTCGCCGTTCCGCGTGATCTGTCCGGAGTGTGGCATCGTCACCACCGACGTGACCGTCGCGGATCTGGAGGAAGGGCTCGTGGAGTACGAGTGTACGGGCATCACCGCGGGCGACCGCGACATCGAGGGCTGTGGCCACCACGGCGAGGCGACCCTCCGGGACGGGAAGCTCTCCTGGCGCTTCGAGTGGCCTGCACAGTGGAGCCTGCTCGGGGTGGATTTCGAGCCGTTCGGCAAGGACCACGCCGAGGGGTCGTGGCCCTCCGGCGAGGAGATCGCCCGCGAAGTGCTCGGCATCGAGCCCCCGGTGCCGATGACGTACGAGTGGTTCACGCTCAACGGCGAACCGCTCTCCTCCTCGGAGGGGAACGTGGTGACGGTGCCCGAAGTGCTCGAACTGCTCGAACCCGAGGTGCTGCGGTACTTCTTCGCGCTCGACCCGAACAAGGCCCGGGATTTCGACGTCTCCCGGCTGGATCAGCTGGTCGACGACTTCGACCGGTTCGAGCGGGCGTACTTCGGCGAAGTCGACGACGAGGAGCTGGAACGGTTCGCGAACAGAGCCTACCCGTTCGTGATGGATGAGGTGCGCGAGTCGCGCGTTCGGCTGCCCTACACGTTCGCCGCGGTGCTGGGGATGGTCGACGACCGCGACCTGCGCGTGCAGATGGCCCGCAACGAGGGCCACATCCCCGAGGACGCCCCGGAGTGGGTGATCGACGACGCGCTCGAACGCGTCGAGCGGGCCCGCGCGTGGGCGGAGCGCTGTGACAACGCCTACAACTACCGGCTCCAGACCGACCTCCCCGACGTGGCGCTGACCGACGACGAGCAGGCAGCACTCGACGACCTCGCAGAGTTCGTCGCGGCGGGCCACGACGGCGAAGCTATCCAGGGCCGGATCTACGAGCTCGCGGAGGCACACGACCTGGAGACGGCCGACCTGTTCGCGGCGGGCTACCGGCTGTTCTTCGACAAGGAGCAGGGCCCCCGGCTGGGCGAGTTCCTCGGCGAGCTCGACCGCTCGTTCGTGGTCGAGCGCCTCCGCCGGGAAGGCTAG
- a CDS encoding DNA-binding protein: protein MSDNPDEDRLDELRQERLEELQDQAGGEDAQRQAAKEQQERAKAQQDALLKQHLTDDARQRLNAVEMSKPEFAEKVKQQVTALAQSGRVQGQIDEEKMKQILRELKPEEKSFDIRRR from the coding sequence ATGAGTGACAACCCCGACGAAGACCGACTCGACGAGCTTCGACAGGAGCGACTCGAGGAGCTACAGGACCAGGCCGGCGGCGAGGACGCACAGCGCCAGGCCGCCAAGGAACAGCAGGAGCGCGCCAAGGCCCAGCAGGACGCGCTGCTGAAACAGCATCTCACCGACGACGCGCGCCAGCGGCTCAACGCCGTCGAGATGAGCAAGCCCGAGTTCGCCGAGAAAGTCAAGCAACAGGTGACCGCGCTGGCCCAGAGCGGCCGAGTTCAGGGCCAGATCGACGAGGAGAAGATGAAGCAGATCCTCCGCGAGCTGAAGCCCGAGGAGAAGAGCTTCGACATCCGCCGGCGCTGA
- a CDS encoding 30S ribosomal protein S19e has protein sequence MATLYDVPAEDLIEALAEELDGRIEEPEWVEFTKTSVDRELPPQQDDFWHVRAASLLRKVAIRGPVGVERLATEYGGSKSGTTRYRVSGNEHTGGSRKIIRTALQQLEDEGLVETAKGEGRRVTDEGQSLLDTIAGETLEDLDRPELQKYA, from the coding sequence ATGGCAACCCTCTACGACGTTCCGGCCGAGGACCTCATCGAGGCTCTCGCCGAGGAGCTCGACGGCCGTATCGAGGAACCCGAGTGGGTGGAGTTCACCAAGACGAGTGTCGACCGCGAACTCCCGCCCCAGCAGGACGACTTCTGGCACGTGCGTGCGGCCAGCCTCCTGCGGAAGGTGGCGATCCGCGGCCCCGTCGGCGTCGAGCGACTCGCGACGGAGTACGGCGGCTCGAAGTCCGGTACGACGCGCTACCGCGTCTCGGGCAACGAACACACCGGCGGCTCCCGCAAGATCATCCGGACCGCGCTCCAGCAGCTCGAGGACGAGGGCCTCGTGGAGACGGCGAAGGGTGAGGGTCGACGCGTGACCGACGAGGGCCAGAGCCTGCTCGACACCATCGCGGGCGAGACGCTCGAGGACCTCGACCGGCCGGAGCTCCAGAAGTACGCGTAA
- a CDS encoding site-2 protease family protein encodes MADRSGSDEIPRPEALDAWFHLTAIQRDGDRIRYHGESLVPRSRLADELIPAFEEAGYELRFSVDEAGNDVLVARPIGAAATSETNPTLNVALLIATVFTTMFVGATVWYYIPLSAIAENPLRVLEAWPFTAAVLGVLLTHEMGHYLAGRRHGVDVSLPYVIPFYVPFGTMGAVIRMRSRVPDREALLDIGAAGPLAGLIATIVVTAIGVSLDPMTVPQRVLQGSGEAIIFHNPPLLDLIANALGQETGYDDPSRAVHPVVMGGWIGMFFTVLNLLPVGQLDGGHILRAVLGDRQETVAALVPGALFGLAGYLWYVRDMGMQNSVGLWLLWGFITLLVSFGGAADPIDETPVGWKRVIVAGLTFALGALCFLPVPIEIATV; translated from the coding sequence ATGGCAGACAGGTCCGGGTCCGACGAGATCCCCCGCCCGGAGGCGCTCGACGCGTGGTTCCACCTCACGGCGATCCAGCGCGACGGCGACCGTATCCGCTACCACGGCGAGTCGTTGGTCCCCCGTTCCCGGCTCGCGGACGAACTGATCCCGGCGTTCGAGGAGGCGGGCTACGAGCTCCGCTTCTCCGTCGACGAGGCCGGCAACGACGTGCTGGTCGCCCGGCCGATCGGCGCGGCCGCCACGTCCGAGACTAACCCCACGCTCAACGTCGCGCTGCTGATCGCGACGGTGTTCACCACCATGTTCGTGGGTGCGACCGTCTGGTACTACATCCCGCTCTCGGCGATCGCCGAGAACCCGCTGCGGGTGCTGGAGGCGTGGCCCTTTACCGCCGCAGTGCTTGGGGTGCTGTTGACCCACGAGATGGGCCATTATCTCGCCGGCCGCCGGCACGGCGTCGACGTGAGTCTCCCCTACGTGATCCCGTTCTACGTCCCGTTCGGCACGATGGGCGCAGTGATCCGGATGCGGAGCCGGGTGCCCGACCGCGAGGCACTGCTCGACATCGGCGCCGCCGGGCCGCTGGCGGGGCTGATCGCGACGATCGTCGTCACCGCGATCGGCGTCTCGCTCGATCCGATGACGGTCCCCCAGCGCGTGCTCCAGGGGAGCGGCGAGGCGATCATCTTCCACAACCCGCCGCTGCTGGACCTGATCGCGAACGCGCTCGGGCAGGAAACCGGCTACGACGACCCCTCGCGCGCGGTCCACCCGGTCGTGATGGGTGGCTGGATCGGGATGTTCTTCACCGTGTTGAACCTCCTGCCCGTCGGCCAGCTCGACGGCGGGCATATCCTCCGTGCCGTGCTCGGGGACCGACAGGAGACCGTCGCCGCGCTCGTCCCCGGCGCGCTGTTCGGCCTCGCGGGCTACCTCTGGTACGTCCGCGATATGGGGATGCAGAACTCCGTGGGGCTCTGGCTGCTCTGGGGGTTCATCACGCTGCTCGTCTCCTTCGGCGGCGCCGCCGACCCGATCGACGAGACCCCGGTGGGGTGGAAACGCGTCATCGTGGCCGGGCTGACGTTCGCGCTCGGCGCGCTCTGTTTCCTCCCGGTGCCGATCGAGATCGCGACGGTCTGA
- the pyrH gene encoding UMP kinase, whose translation MRVVVSIGGSVLAPGLDPERVEGFADALGTLSAEGCELGAVVGGGTVARQYIGAARDLAANEFQLDELGIGVTRLNARLLIAAMGHGVQRTPATSYDEAGEAIRGGDTVVMGGITPGQTTDAVAAALAEYIDAELLVFATSADGVYNADPETDDDAEQYGQLTPSELVEVIAPMDRGAGASAPVDLLAAKLIERSSLRTIVLDGTDPEAVVDAVLRGEHSGTDIVPTGGTDEPTYWTQHE comes from the coding sequence ATGCGAGTCGTCGTCTCTATCGGGGGTAGCGTACTGGCGCCCGGCCTCGACCCCGAGCGCGTGGAAGGGTTCGCCGACGCCCTCGGCACGCTCTCGGCGGAGGGCTGTGAACTGGGCGCGGTCGTCGGCGGCGGCACCGTCGCACGACAGTACATCGGCGCCGCCCGCGACTTGGCGGCCAACGAGTTCCAGCTCGACGAGCTCGGCATCGGCGTCACGCGGCTCAACGCCCGCCTGCTGATCGCGGCGATGGGCCACGGCGTCCAGCGGACGCCCGCCACGAGCTACGACGAGGCCGGCGAGGCGATCCGCGGCGGCGACACCGTCGTGATGGGTGGGATCACGCCCGGCCAGACCACCGACGCCGTCGCGGCCGCGCTGGCGGAGTACATCGACGCCGAACTGCTGGTGTTCGCGACCAGCGCCGACGGCGTGTACAACGCGGACCCGGAGACCGACGACGACGCCGAGCAGTACGGCCAGCTCACCCCCAGCGAACTGGTGGAAGTGATCGCGCCGATGGACCGCGGCGCGGGCGCCTCCGCCCCGGTCGACCTGCTCGCGGCCAAGCTCATCGAGCGCTCGTCGCTGCGCACCATCGTTCTCGACGGCACCGACCCCGAGGCCGTCGTCGACGCCGTGCTCCGGGGCGAGCACAGCGGCACCGACATCGTGCCCACGGGCGGGACCGACGAGCCCACTTACTGGACCCAGCATGAGTAG
- a CDS encoding lysylphosphatidylglycerol synthase transmembrane domain-containing protein, translating into MDTDQLKATLVGFAGAIAVLALLLYFVGVGDLMVYLGDADVGTVGLVVAVTVAWLFAWGLALRTVLGVLGRHVSPIKTFLVFSGAMFNNNVTPFGQAGGEPVTALLISEVTDSDYGTGLAAIASVDTLNFVPSIMLALLGMGYFATQTTFNARLESASIVVVGLTAVVVGGLVFGWRNHERVETAVVGVGARLARFAGEYVPRVSDPGREAVEKRVGHFFEAIERVATNPRGLVLALTFSALGWALQMSGLWLAFQAIGEPVSLGVVMFVVPIGAIAGMTPLPGGAGGIEAVLVFLLVAAPLDGVTKSVALAAVVIYRGAVFWVPVVLGGIVMGTVGAGARAGP; encoded by the coding sequence ATGGACACCGACCAGCTCAAGGCGACACTGGTTGGCTTCGCCGGCGCGATCGCCGTGCTCGCGCTCCTGCTCTACTTCGTGGGTGTCGGTGATCTCATGGTGTACCTCGGTGACGCCGACGTGGGCACCGTCGGTCTGGTCGTCGCTGTCACGGTGGCGTGGCTGTTCGCGTGGGGGCTGGCGCTCCGGACGGTGCTGGGCGTACTCGGCCGGCACGTCTCGCCGATCAAAACGTTCCTCGTGTTCTCGGGGGCGATGTTCAACAACAACGTCACGCCGTTCGGGCAGGCGGGCGGCGAGCCGGTGACCGCGCTGCTGATATCGGAGGTGACCGACAGCGACTACGGCACCGGGCTGGCGGCGATCGCGAGCGTAGACACGCTCAACTTCGTCCCGTCGATCATGCTGGCGCTGCTCGGGATGGGGTACTTCGCGACCCAGACCACGTTCAACGCGCGCCTGGAGTCGGCGTCGATCGTCGTGGTCGGACTCACGGCCGTCGTCGTCGGCGGCCTCGTGTTCGGCTGGCGGAACCACGAGCGGGTCGAGACCGCCGTCGTGGGCGTCGGCGCGCGGCTCGCTCGCTTCGCCGGCGAGTACGTCCCCCGCGTTTCCGATCCGGGCCGGGAAGCGGTCGAGAAGCGCGTCGGGCACTTCTTCGAGGCGATCGAGCGGGTCGCGACCAACCCGCGGGGGCTCGTGCTCGCGTTGACGTTCTCCGCGCTGGGGTGGGCACTCCAGATGTCGGGGCTGTGGCTCGCCTTCCAGGCGATCGGGGAACCGGTAAGTCTGGGCGTGGTGATGTTCGTGGTCCCGATCGGTGCGATCGCCGGAATGACGCCGCTTCCCGGCGGTGCCGGGGGGATCGAGGCGGTGCTCGTCTTCCTGCTCGTCGCGGCACCGCTCGACGGCGTCACCAAGTCGGTCGCGCTTGCGGCGGTCGTGATCTATCGCGGTGCGGTGTTCTGGGTACCGGTCGTGCTCGGCGGGATCGTGATGGGGACCGTCGGTGCGGGTGCGCGTGCCGGCCCCTGA
- a CDS encoding alpha hydrolase: protein MELALLYSGGKDSSLAALVLDRFYDVTLVTAHFGVTEEFENARTAADALGFPFDTVELDREVAEEAVDRMLEDGYPRNGIQRVHEHALEVVADRNVVAVADGTRRDDRVPTVSRATAQSLEDRHGIDYLSPLAGFGRGAVDRLVEQELDVETGPSEEIARADYEGELRALIRERGGEDAVRTVFPDHDQTIVRGLA from the coding sequence ATGGAGCTGGCGCTGCTCTACAGCGGCGGGAAGGACTCCTCGCTGGCGGCGCTCGTTCTCGACCGGTTCTACGACGTCACCCTCGTGACCGCCCACTTCGGCGTGACCGAGGAGTTCGAGAACGCCCGTACGGCCGCCGACGCGCTGGGGTTCCCGTTCGATACCGTGGAGCTCGACCGCGAGGTGGCCGAGGAGGCCGTCGACCGCATGCTCGAGGACGGCTACCCGCGGAACGGGATCCAGCGCGTTCACGAGCACGCGCTCGAGGTCGTCGCCGACCGGAACGTGGTCGCCGTCGCAGACGGCACCCGCCGGGACGATCGGGTGCCGACCGTCTCCCGGGCGACCGCACAGAGCCTGGAGGACCGCCACGGGATCGACTACCTCTCACCGCTCGCGGGGTTCGGCCGCGGCGCGGTCGACCGGCTGGTCGAACAGGAACTCGACGTCGAGACAGGGCCGAGCGAGGAGATCGCCCGGGCCGACTACGAGGGCGAGCTCCGGGCGCTCATCCGCGAGCGCGGCGGCGAGGACGCCGTCCGGACGGTGTTCCCCGACCACGACCAGACGATCGTCCGCGGGCTGGCCTAA
- the hisS gene encoding histidine--tRNA ligase yields the protein MYDRLKGFKDFYPDEMAARREVIDTTERVARRYGFREIATPALEDVGMYVDKSGEEIVEELYNFTDKGGREVTLTPELTPTVARMVVAKQQALSKPIKWFSTRPFWRYEQVQQGRFREFYQTNVDIFGSKEPEADAEILAFAADMLSELGLPASEFEFRVSHRDILGELLRSFDEDVDVQEAIRAVDKSEKVDRAEYLGLLADAGLSIEDAEAFDDLLAAGNEDLDALLAETDRGTLTDAVENLQAVLSAAEDFGVREHCAVSLRTARGLDYYTGVVFECFDTQDRVSRAIFGGGRYDDLIESFGGQPTPAVGVAPGVMNSTLPLLLQEAGVFPEESVSTDYYVLTVGDTREVASRIARELRAAGNVVETDVSDRSFGAQMGYADSINAETVVIVGEQDLANDEVTVKEMESGDQTTAPVDEFPGDREQPRYEDFA from the coding sequence ATGTACGACCGGCTGAAGGGGTTCAAAGACTTCTACCCCGACGAGATGGCGGCCCGCCGCGAGGTCATCGACACGACCGAGCGGGTGGCCCGCCGCTACGGGTTCCGGGAGATCGCGACGCCCGCGCTGGAGGACGTGGGGATGTACGTCGACAAGTCCGGCGAGGAGATCGTCGAGGAGCTGTACAACTTCACCGACAAGGGTGGCCGCGAGGTGACGCTCACGCCCGAGCTCACGCCGACGGTCGCCCGGATGGTCGTCGCCAAGCAGCAGGCGCTCTCGAAGCCGATCAAGTGGTTCTCCACGCGACCGTTCTGGCGGTACGAGCAGGTCCAGCAGGGGCGGTTCCGGGAGTTCTACCAGACGAACGTCGACATCTTCGGCTCGAAGGAGCCGGAAGCCGACGCCGAGATCCTCGCGTTCGCGGCCGACATGCTCTCGGAGCTGGGGCTGCCCGCCTCGGAGTTCGAGTTCCGCGTCTCTCACCGGGATATCCTCGGCGAGCTCCTGCGCTCGTTCGACGAGGACGTCGACGTACAGGAAGCCATCCGCGCGGTCGACAAGAGCGAGAAGGTCGACCGCGCGGAGTACCTCGGCCTGCTGGCCGACGCCGGCCTCTCCATCGAGGACGCCGAGGCGTTCGACGACCTGCTCGCGGCCGGGAACGAGGACCTGGACGCGCTGCTGGCCGAGACTGACCGGGGGACGCTGACCGACGCCGTCGAGAACCTCCAGGCGGTGCTGTCGGCGGCCGAGGACTTCGGCGTCCGGGAGCACTGTGCGGTGTCGTTGCGGACCGCACGCGGCCTCGACTACTACACCGGCGTGGTGTTCGAGTGCTTCGACACGCAGGATCGCGTCTCCCGGGCCATCTTCGGCGGCGGCCGCTACGACGACCTGATCGAGTCCTTCGGTGGGCAGCCCACTCCCGCCGTGGGCGTCGCGCCGGGCGTGATGAACTCGACGCTGCCGCTGCTGCTGCAGGAGGCCGGCGTGTTCCCCGAGGAGTCGGTGTCGACGGACTACTACGTGCTCACGGTCGGCGACACCCGCGAGGTCGCCTCCCGGATCGCCCGCGAGCTCCGGGCGGCGGGGAACGTCGTCGAGACCGACGTCTCCGACCGCAGCTTCGGCGCCCAGATGGGGTACGCCGACTCGATCAACGCCGAAACGGTCGTGATCGTCGGCGAGCAGGATCTCGCGAACGACGAAGTGACCGTCAAGGAGATGGAAAGCGGGGACCAGACCACCGCGCCCGTCGACGAGTTCCCCGGCGATCGCGAACAGCCACGCTACGAGGACTTCGCGTAG
- the trpG gene encoding anthranilate synthase component II, translating to MSTPTADSGEAPTVLFVDNFDSFTYNLVEYVGEGAPEAEVEVLRNTASLDEVRAVDPDAVVISPGPGHPRNERDVGLTMDVLREVSPETPTLGVCLGLEAAVFEYGGDVGHAPRPIHGKAFPVDHDGEGVYRGLEQGFQAGRYHSLVATELPDEFEITATTPDESGNEESEALVMGVRHREHPIECVQFHPESVLTAVGHDVIGNFLDGALG from the coding sequence ATGAGCACCCCGACTGCCGACAGCGGCGAGGCGCCGACGGTGCTGTTCGTGGACAACTTCGACTCGTTCACCTACAACCTCGTGGAGTACGTCGGCGAGGGCGCGCCCGAGGCCGAGGTGGAAGTCCTCAGGAACACGGCCTCGCTCGACGAGGTTCGAGCGGTCGATCCCGACGCCGTCGTGATCAGCCCGGGGCCGGGCCACCCGCGAAACGAGCGCGACGTGGGGTTGACGATGGACGTCCTCCGGGAGGTCAGCCCCGAGACGCCGACGCTCGGCGTCTGTCTCGGCCTCGAAGCCGCCGTGTTCGAGTACGGCGGCGACGTCGGGCACGCGCCGCGGCCGATCCACGGGAAGGCGTTCCCGGTGGACCACGACGGCGAGGGCGTCTATCGGGGACTGGAACAGGGGTTCCAGGCCGGCCGCTACCACTCGCTCGTCGCGACAGAACTGCCAGATGAGTTCGAGATCACGGCAACGACGCCCGACGAGTCGGGGAACGAGGAGAGCGAAGCGCTGGTGATGGGGGTTCGCCACCGCGAGCACCCGATCGAGTGCGTGCAGTTCCACCCTGAGTCGGTGCTAACCGCGGTTGGCCACGACGTGATCGGGAACTTCCTCGACGGCGCACTCGGCTAG
- a CDS encoding molybdopterin synthase, whose protein sequence is MQPLSIVGPGAADVRDAVAARLDGRVATVGRTEAAGVDDATDANARFELSPDGDWTAAGDDRSFADLLDDLATEYEYAVISGFSKLRLPTVVIGDEDVPGDVLRRVDDANELDPDALAAEIDELDPYVTLESLVAKAKQSPLAERSGAIATFTGRVRAKDSENDSRTTHLKFEKYEGVAEQRMADIAAELEARDGVFEVLFHHRTGVVVDGEDIVFVVVLAGHRREAFRTVEDGIDRLKDEVPLFKKETTEDEQFWVHDRA, encoded by the coding sequence ATGCAGCCCCTCTCGATCGTCGGCCCCGGCGCCGCCGACGTGCGCGACGCCGTCGCCGCCCGCCTGGACGGCCGGGTCGCGACCGTCGGTCGGACCGAGGCGGCCGGCGTCGACGACGCGACCGACGCGAACGCCCGCTTCGAACTCTCGCCGGACGGCGACTGGACCGCCGCCGGTGACGACCGATCGTTCGCCGACCTGCTTGACGACCTCGCGACCGAGTACGAGTACGCGGTGATCTCGGGGTTCTCGAAGCTCCGGCTCCCGACGGTCGTGATCGGCGACGAGGACGTTCCGGGTGACGTGCTCCGGCGCGTCGACGACGCGAACGAACTCGACCCCGACGCGCTCGCGGCCGAAATCGACGAGCTCGACCCCTACGTCACGCTGGAGTCGCTGGTCGCGAAGGCGAAACAGTCGCCGCTCGCGGAACGCTCGGGTGCCATCGCGACGTTCACCGGCCGCGTGCGGGCGAAGGACTCCGAAAACGACAGCCGCACGACCCACCTCAAGTTCGAGAAGTACGAGGGCGTCGCCGAGCAGCGGATGGCCGACATCGCCGCGGAGCTGGAGGCGCGCGACGGCGTGTTCGAGGTGCTGTTCCACCACCGGACCGGCGTCGTCGTCGACGGCGAGGACATCGTGTTCGTCGTCGTGCTCGCGGGCCACCGCCGCGAGGCGTTCCGGACCGTCGAGGACGGGATCGATCGGCTGAAAGACGAGGTGCCGCTGTTCAAGAAGGAGACCACGGAGGACGAGCAGTTCTGGGTCCACGACCGCGCGTGA